One Azoarcus sp. DN11 DNA segment encodes these proteins:
- a CDS encoding MaoC/PaaZ C-terminal domain-containing protein translates to MDTCYEDVNIGVEHVSPGRTITEADIVAFSAFTGDWFPLHSDEEYSKRGPFKTRIAQGLLGLALTEGMKFRIPEFMRMAYVASLYWNYRFTAPIHIGDTLRLKVRIDSKRTTKNPERGLVVEYIGMLNQRDELVGEGEHGLLIRCRS, encoded by the coding sequence ATGGACACGTGTTACGAGGACGTCAACATAGGCGTCGAGCACGTTTCCCCCGGCAGGACCATCACTGAAGCCGACATCGTCGCCTTTTCTGCCTTCACGGGTGACTGGTTTCCCCTGCATTCGGACGAGGAGTACAGCAAGCGCGGACCGTTCAAGACCCGGATCGCCCAGGGGCTCCTTGGCCTGGCCCTGACCGAGGGGATGAAGTTCCGCATTCCCGAGTTCATGAGAATGGCCTACGTCGCCTCCCTGTACTGGAACTACCGATTCACGGCGCCCATTCACATCGGTGACACGCTGCGGCTCAAGGTTCGCATCGACAGCAAGCGCACGACCAAGAATCCGGAGCGCGGCCTCGTCGTCGAGTACATCGGCATGCTGAATCAACGCGACGAATTGGTCGGAGAGGGTGAGCACGGCCTGCTGATCCGCTGTCGTTCATAA
- a CDS encoding CBS domain-containing protein, with product MEKIVKTARQLVEKTGRHVVSVAPDETVMTVLQAMADRDVNGVLVIDKGQLVGIVTERDYALKVELKGRTAKDTRAQEIMTQDVICASADDSCERCMEVMHKEWVRHLPVIEQGKVIGMLFLRDVLKEVVAEDEHLIMDLERERIESGGNTGGSY from the coding sequence ATGGAAAAGATCGTAAAGACCGCCAGACAACTGGTGGAGAAGACTGGACGCCATGTGGTTTCGGTCGCACCGGACGAAACTGTCATGACGGTGCTGCAGGCGATGGCCGACAGGGACGTCAATGGCGTCCTGGTCATCGACAAGGGGCAGCTGGTCGGCATCGTCACCGAGCGCGACTACGCCTTGAAGGTGGAACTCAAGGGCCGCACGGCCAAGGACACCCGGGCGCAGGAGATCATGACCCAGGACGTAATCTGCGCCTCCGCGGACGACTCCTGCGAGCGCTGCATGGAAGTCATGCACAAGGAGTGGGTGCGTCACCTCCCGGTGATCGAGCAGGGCAAGGTGATCGGCATGCTTTTCCTGCGCGACGTGCTGAAGGAAGTCGTCGCCGAGGACGAGCACCTCATCATGGATCTCGAGCGCGAGCGCATCGAGTCGGGTGGCAATACCGGCGGCAGCTACTGA
- a CDS encoding GntP family permease translates to MYDFIVAVAALAFLMFVAYRGFSVILFAPVAALGAVLLTDPSLVPPMFTSVFMDKMVAFVKLYFPVFLLGAVFGKVIELSGFSKSIVAAVIKLVGRERTMLSIVLVCAILTYGGVSVFVVVFAVYPFAAEMFRQAGIPKRLIPGTIALGGFTFTMDALPGSPQIQNIIPTTFFKTNTWAAPWLGIAGAVFILLVGLTYLNWRRKQAAARGEGYGEGHHNEPEAYADEALPNPWIAMLPLVMVGVLNRVFIGWIPQAYGATHEMTLAGGTKPIVTEISKIAGIWAVEAALLVGILTVLVFAFKTVSARFAEGTKAAVAGSLMASMNTASEYGFGAIIAGLPGFLIIADALKAIPNPLINEAITVTTLAGITGSATGGMSIALAAMAEQFIAAAHATGIPLEVLHRVASMSSGGMDTLPHNGAVITLLAVTGLTHRQSYGDIFAVTCIKTASVFVVIAFYYLTGLY, encoded by the coding sequence ATGTACGATTTCATCGTCGCCGTCGCGGCGCTGGCCTTCCTCATGTTCGTCGCCTACCGCGGATTCAGTGTCATCCTTTTCGCACCGGTGGCCGCGCTCGGCGCGGTGCTCTTGACCGATCCGTCGCTGGTACCCCCCATGTTTACCAGCGTGTTCATGGACAAGATGGTCGCCTTCGTCAAACTCTACTTCCCGGTCTTCCTGCTGGGGGCGGTGTTCGGCAAGGTGATCGAACTGTCGGGCTTTTCGAAGTCCATCGTGGCGGCCGTCATCAAGCTGGTGGGACGCGAGCGGACGATGCTCTCCATCGTGCTCGTCTGCGCCATCCTGACTTACGGCGGGGTATCGGTGTTCGTGGTGGTCTTCGCGGTCTACCCCTTCGCGGCCGAGATGTTCAGGCAGGCCGGCATCCCGAAGCGCCTCATCCCGGGAACCATCGCCCTGGGCGGCTTCACCTTCACGATGGACGCGCTGCCCGGCTCGCCGCAGATACAGAACATCATCCCAACGACCTTTTTCAAGACCAACACCTGGGCGGCTCCCTGGCTCGGCATCGCCGGCGCCGTCTTCATTCTCCTGGTGGGTCTCACTTATCTGAACTGGCGGCGCAAGCAGGCGGCGGCCCGAGGAGAAGGCTACGGCGAGGGCCACCACAACGAGCCCGAGGCGTATGCCGACGAGGCGCTGCCCAACCCGTGGATCGCCATGCTGCCGCTGGTGATGGTGGGGGTGCTGAATCGGGTGTTCATCGGCTGGATTCCGCAAGCCTACGGCGCAACCCACGAAATGACGCTGGCGGGTGGCACCAAACCCATCGTCACAGAAATCTCGAAGATCGCGGGCATCTGGGCCGTGGAAGCGGCACTCCTGGTGGGCATACTCACCGTGCTGGTGTTCGCCTTCAAGACGGTCAGCGCGAGGTTCGCCGAGGGCACCAAGGCGGCGGTAGCGGGCTCGCTCATGGCCTCGATGAACACCGCCTCCGAATATGGCTTCGGTGCCATCATCGCAGGCCTGCCGGGCTTCCTCATCATCGCCGACGCACTGAAGGCCATTCCCAATCCGCTGATCAATGAGGCGATCACGGTCACCACGCTGGCGGGCATCACCGGCTCCGCCACGGGCGGCATGAGTATCGCGCTCGCGGCGATGGCAGAGCAGTTCATCGCCGCTGCACACGCCACGGGGATCCCGCTGGAAGTCCTTCACCGAGTGGCCTCGATGTCCAGCGGCGGCATGGACACCCTGCCCCACAACGGCGCCGTCATCACCCTGCTTGCAGTGACCGGCCTCACCCATCGCCAGTCCTACGGCGACATCTTCGCCGTCACCTGCATCAAGACCGCGTCGGTGTTCGTGGTCATTGCTTTCTACTACCTGACCGGCCTGTATTGA
- a CDS encoding cytochrome c — MGKSMMFGMTFSRRGQRLGQAVAVLALCAGLSFECVAVGPPPRDVATEANVAVGEPQAPFALDDSARIEAGRKRFNKTCAGYCHGFEGVGGRAPDFKGRKDLPVPVMFETITKGRVGADVMPPWGAAFSAEQIWELVAYLRYLGAQ, encoded by the coding sequence ATGGGTAAATCGATGATGTTTGGGATGACGTTTTCCCGTCGCGGCCAGCGGTTGGGGCAGGCCGTCGCGGTGCTGGCGCTATGCGCGGGGCTGTCTTTCGAGTGCGTGGCGGTTGGGCCGCCGCCGCGGGATGTTGCAACTGAGGCGAATGTCGCCGTCGGCGAGCCGCAAGCGCCGTTCGCGCTCGACGATTCGGCGCGCATCGAAGCCGGCCGCAAGCGCTTCAACAAGACCTGCGCGGGCTACTGCCACGGCTTCGAGGGCGTCGGCGGCCGGGCACCGGATTTCAAGGGGCGCAAGGATCTGCCGGTGCCTGTGATGTTCGAGACGATCACGAAGGGGCGCGTCGGTGCGGATGTGATGCCGCCGTGGGGAGCGGCGTTCAGTGCGGAGCAGATTTGGGAGTTGGTGGCGTATTTGCGGTACTTGGGGGCGCAGTAG